Proteins encoded by one window of Vibrio algicola:
- a CDS encoding YHS domain-containing (seleno)protein, with protein MKRYWKILIFTLLLSTQALFGTQVMAASDAIYTTHFSDKALKGYDTVAYFTQGKAVQGSKQFKTTYQGAVWWFSSKKNLIAFKAEPKKYAPQYGGYCAWALGADNSLAPGSPLQWTIYNKKLYINYDQNIQDKFLANMEDLIESADQRWPKILE; from the coding sequence ATGAAACGTTACTGGAAGATCCTAATTTTCACCTTACTACTGAGTACTCAAGCCTTGTTTGGCACTCAGGTGATGGCTGCCAGCGATGCTATTTACACCACGCATTTTAGTGATAAAGCCCTAAAAGGTTATGACACAGTGGCCTACTTTACCCAAGGGAAAGCGGTGCAAGGCAGTAAACAATTCAAAACGACTTATCAAGGCGCGGTATGGTGGTTTTCAAGCAAAAAAAACTTAATCGCCTTTAAAGCAGAGCCTAAAAAATACGCACCGCAATATGGTGGCTATTGTGCTTGGGCGCTAGGTGCAGACAACTCACTCGCACCGGGTTCGCCTCTACAATGGACTATTTACAACAAGAAACTGTATATCAATTACGATCAAAATATTCAGGATAAATTTCTCGCCAATATGGAAGATTTGATTGAAAGCGCCGATCAACGTTGGCCAAAGATTTTAGAGTAA